One window of Candidatus Ozemobacteraceae bacterium genomic DNA carries:
- a CDS encoding ABC transporter permease — MISLMRLRAVARKEFLHIVRDPRSLGLALALPMVLMLLFGYALSLDVDRVGLLVLDQCDTNLSRDFVSRFTGSRYFQLARYISSYIDIERAFDRREAVLALIIPQAFHRDLGAGRSVTVQIVADGSDANTATIALGYAEAVIAAFSGDILLEQLRRQGRKPPDTPVEMRPRAWYNPDMESRLFIIPGVMAVVLMIIAGLLTPLSVAREWETGTMEQLISTPVSRAELVLGKLSPYFAIGMLDVVLTLFASRFLFAVPMRGNPLLLLTIAAVYLAAGLGLGIFLSIVTRNQLLASQAAMVATFLPAMLLSGFISPISQMPGFVQAVTRAFPARYFVTVLKGIQLKGLGIQALQDEILLLLLFASCFILLSIFFFRKNLE, encoded by the coding sequence ATGATCAGCCTGATGCGGCTCCGGGCCGTCGCGCGAAAGGAATTCCTGCACATCGTGCGCGACCCGCGAAGCCTCGGCCTCGCTCTCGCCCTGCCTATGGTCTTGATGCTGCTGTTCGGGTATGCTCTCTCGCTCGACGTCGACCGGGTGGGACTACTCGTTCTCGACCAGTGCGATACCAATCTCAGTCGCGACTTCGTCTCGAGGTTCACCGGCTCGCGATACTTTCAACTCGCCAGGTATATATCATCATATATAGATATAGAGCGGGCGTTCGACCGCCGGGAGGCCGTCCTCGCGCTCATCATTCCGCAGGCGTTCCATCGCGATCTCGGCGCCGGCCGTTCGGTGACGGTCCAGATCGTCGCCGACGGCAGCGACGCCAACACCGCGACGATCGCCCTCGGCTACGCCGAGGCCGTCATCGCCGCCTTTTCGGGCGACATTCTCCTCGAGCAACTCCGCCGCCAGGGCCGCAAACCGCCCGATACTCCCGTCGAGATGCGACCCCGTGCCTGGTACAACCCCGACATGGAGTCCCGGCTGTTCATCATCCCCGGCGTCATGGCCGTCGTGCTGATGATCATCGCCGGTCTCCTGACGCCGCTGAGCGTCGCGCGCGAATGGGAGACCGGCACGATGGAGCAACTGATCTCGACGCCCGTTTCCCGGGCCGAACTCGTCCTGGGAAAACTCTCGCCGTATTTCGCCATCGGCATGCTCGACGTCGTGCTGACGCTGTTCGCCAGCCGGTTCCTGTTCGCGGTGCCGATGCGCGGCAACCCCCTCCTGCTGCTGACGATCGCCGCGGTGTATCTCGCCGCAGGCCTCGGCCTGGGCATCTTTCTCAGCATCGTGACGCGCAACCAGCTTTTGGCGAGCCAGGCGGCGATGGTCGCAACGTTCCTTCCCGCCATGCTGCTTTCCGGTTTCATCTCGCCGATCAGCCAGATGCCGGGCTTCGTGCAAGCGGTCACTCGGGCGTTCCCGGCCCGGTATTTCGTCACCGTGCTCAAGGGGATCCAGCTCAAGGGCCTCGGCATCCAGGCCCTGCAAGACGAGATCCTCCTTCTGCTGTTGTTCGCCTCTTGTTTTATATTACTATCTATTTTTTTCTTCCGGAAGAATCTCGAATGA
- a CDS encoding ABC transporter permease, producing MSAATQGLSRRIERVRRLVVKEFIQILRDNRMKGVIFALPFIQLFVFSYAMATDVRHIPTAVCDRDGTPQSRELAARFLGSGVFAAAASPRTDAELRNVLDLGKALVILRFEPGFGAGIAAGRTMPLQILTDGTDSNTAGIALQYATRIIRSFNGDLRRDRARRTAGALPRVGEVTLESRSWYNPNREAVFFFVPGVVALIVTLVSLMLTGMAIVREKEIGTIEQIMVSPITPFEFILGKTIPFALICVGEIVLVMSVAVFWFGIPVRGSIALLFAAAGLYMLTTLGVGLLISTLCETQQQAMMSTFFFFTPAMLLSGFAFPIANMPEAIQALTLINPMRYFLVIIRSIFLKGTGLAVLWPQFGALALIGFTTFFLSARRFKKNFS from the coding sequence ATGAGCGCCGCCACGCAGGGCTTGTCCCGGCGCATCGAACGCGTGCGCCGCCTCGTCGTCAAGGAGTTCATCCAGATTCTCCGCGACAACCGGATGAAGGGCGTCATCTTCGCCCTCCCGTTCATCCAGTTGTTCGTCTTCAGCTACGCCATGGCGACCGACGTTCGCCACATTCCGACGGCCGTCTGCGACCGCGACGGAACGCCCCAGAGCCGCGAGCTTGCGGCGAGGTTCCTCGGGAGCGGCGTTTTCGCGGCCGCCGCCTCTCCCCGCACCGACGCCGAACTTCGGAACGTCCTCGACCTCGGAAAAGCCCTGGTCATCCTGCGCTTCGAGCCAGGCTTCGGAGCCGGCATCGCCGCCGGCCGGACGATGCCGCTCCAGATTCTCACGGACGGCACCGACTCGAACACGGCCGGCATCGCCCTCCAGTATGCGACCCGCATCATCCGCTCGTTCAACGGAGACCTCCGGCGCGACCGAGCACGGCGGACGGCGGGCGCGCTTCCGCGGGTCGGCGAGGTGACGCTCGAAAGCCGTTCCTGGTATAACCCGAACCGGGAGGCCGTCTTCTTCTTTGTCCCCGGCGTCGTCGCCCTGATCGTGACGCTCGTCTCGCTGATGCTGACCGGCATGGCGATCGTGCGCGAGAAGGAGATCGGCACGATCGAGCAGATCATGGTCTCGCCCATCACGCCGTTCGAGTTCATCCTCGGCAAAACCATTCCGTTCGCGTTGATCTGCGTCGGCGAGATCGTCCTCGTCATGAGCGTAGCGGTGTTCTGGTTCGGCATTCCCGTCAGGGGCTCGATCGCGCTGCTGTTCGCCGCCGCCGGGCTGTACATGCTGACGACCCTGGGCGTCGGACTCCTCATCTCGACGCTATGCGAAACCCAGCAGCAGGCGATGATGAGCACCTTTTTCTTCTTCACGCCGGCGATGTTGCTTTCCGGCTTCGCCTTCCCGATCGCCAACATGCCGGAGGCGATTCAGGCGCTGACGCTGATCAATCCGATGCGGTATTTCCTCGTGATCATCCGGAGCATCTTTCTGAAGGGAACCGGACTCGCCGTCCTCTGGCCCCAGTTCGGGGCTCTCGCCCTGATCGGGTTCACGACGTTCTTCCTCTCGGCCCGACGGTTCAAAAAAAACTTCTCGTAA
- a CDS encoding ABC transporter ATP-binding protein, translating to MPSDVLRPAVEVESLSKRFGEFVAVNRLSFSVAPGEVFGFLGPNGAGKSTTIRMLCGLLEPDEGRGTVGGLDIATQPEAIKAAIGYMSQRFSLYEDLTVEENLDLYSGIYGVPVSQRSARKTRAIEMAGLGRHRRSMTRDLAGGWKQRLALGCAIMHEPRILFLDEPTSGVDPLSRRRFWDLIAELAADGVTVFVTTHFMDEAEYCDRLALIYHGDMIAHGSPADLKRDHVAGLYELRCGALEVALELVSSFPEVRDAAPFGATLHFTPRPAADVSAVGARLRSAGIADAVITPIRPSLEDVFVELIEADNRARAGRD from the coding sequence ATGCCGTCTGACGTCTTGCGCCCAGCCGTCGAAGTCGAATCGCTTTCGAAGCGGTTCGGCGAGTTCGTGGCGGTGAACCGCCTCAGTTTTTCGGTGGCGCCGGGCGAGGTCTTCGGGTTTCTCGGGCCGAACGGTGCCGGGAAGAGCACGACGATCCGCATGCTGTGCGGCCTGCTCGAGCCCGACGAAGGCCGCGGCACCGTCGGCGGCCTCGATATCGCCACACAGCCCGAGGCGATCAAGGCAGCCATCGGCTACATGAGCCAGCGATTCTCGCTGTACGAAGACCTGACGGTCGAGGAGAATCTCGATCTATATTCTGGAATATATGGTGTTCCCGTCTCACAGCGGAGCGCCCGGAAAACCCGGGCGATCGAGATGGCCGGGCTCGGCCGGCACCGGCGCAGCATGACCCGCGACCTGGCGGGAGGCTGGAAGCAGCGGCTCGCGCTGGGGTGTGCGATCATGCACGAGCCCCGCATCCTGTTCCTCGACGAGCCCACATCCGGGGTTGATCCCCTGAGCCGTCGCCGGTTCTGGGACCTCATCGCCGAGCTTGCCGCCGACGGCGTGACGGTTTTCGTGACGACCCATTTCATGGACGAGGCCGAATACTGCGACCGTCTGGCGCTGATCTATCACGGCGACATGATCGCCCACGGCTCCCCGGCCGACCTGAAGCGGGATCACGTGGCGGGCCTGTATGAACTCAGGTGCGGCGCACTCGAAGTGGCGCTGGAACTGGTTTCCTCGTTTCCGGAGGTGCGCGATGCGGCGCCGTTCGGGGCGACGCTGCATTTCACGCCCCGCCCGGCGGCGGACGTCTCGGCCGTCGGCGCCAGACTGCGCTCGGCGGGCATCGCCGATGCCGTCATCACGCCGATCCGACCGTCGCTCGAGGACGTGTTCGTCGAGTTGATCGAAGCCGACAATCGAGCCCGGGCGGGCCGGGACTGA